The following are encoded in a window of Gammaproteobacteria bacterium genomic DNA:
- the fhcD gene encoding formylmethanofuran--tetrahydromethanopterin N-formyltransferase yields MKINGVMIDDAFAEAFPMQATGIIITAIDLHWAYRAANSIIGFASSVIACGCEADIERELKPTETPDGRPGLSVLIFAMSVKQLREQVQRRVGQSVMTTATTACFAGIDSEVTVPLGKSLRFFGDGHQIAKTVNGRRYWRIPVMHGEFICEEMTGVVPAIGGGNFMVLAKTARHALAACEKSVKAIRKVPKAVTAFPGGIVGAGSKMGSKYKFLTASTNEAFCPTIKGQVNSQLTEDIGSVLEIVIDGLDEEAIRAATRAGVLAACSLGRKNGIYRISAGNYGGKLGPYHFHLRDILA; encoded by the coding sequence ATGAAGATTAACGGTGTAATGATCGATGATGCCTTTGCCGAAGCTTTTCCAATGCAGGCAACAGGCATCATTATCACTGCCATCGATTTGCATTGGGCATATCGTGCGGCGAATTCCATCATCGGATTTGCTTCGTCTGTCATAGCCTGCGGCTGCGAAGCAGACATCGAGCGTGAGTTAAAGCCAACTGAGACACCGGATGGCCGACCTGGACTTTCGGTTTTGATCTTTGCCATGTCGGTCAAGCAACTAAGAGAACAAGTTCAACGGCGCGTGGGGCAATCTGTCATGACAACTGCCACAACTGCCTGCTTTGCTGGCATTGACAGCGAGGTGACGGTGCCATTAGGCAAGAGCCTACGTTTCTTTGGAGATGGACATCAGATAGCCAAAACAGTAAATGGTAGACGCTATTGGCGAATACCGGTGATGCATGGCGAGTTTATATGTGAAGAGATGACCGGGGTGGTCCCGGCCATTGGTGGTGGCAACTTTATGGTGCTTGCAAAGACGGCCCGCCACGCCCTGGCCGCCTGTGAGAAATCAGTCAAGGCAATTCGCAAGGTGCCTAAAGCGGTTACTGCCTTCCCAGGCGGAATCGTTGGTGCCGGGTCGAAAATGGGTTCGAAGTACAAGTTCTTAACGGCTTCGACCAACGAGGCTTTCTGTCCGACTATCAAGGGTCAAGTGAATAGCCAACTTACGGAGGACATTGGTTCTGTTCTGGAGATTGTCATTGATGGGCTCGATGAAGAGGCGATCCGCGCGGCGACGCGAGCCGGGGTTCTCGCCGCTTGCTCACTCGGGCGAAAAAACGGAATTTATCGGATCAGTGCCGGAAACTACGGCGGCAAACTTGGCCCATATCACTTCCACCTAAGAGACATTTTAGCATGA